The genome window GACTCGGCTGTATGCCTGTTAATAAATGTACAAAAGTACGCCCCAGGGCAAAAAAGTCCGATCGCACGCCTGCTTTACCTGCAATTTGTTCCGGTGCGGCGTATCCAGCAGAACCTATGGGTGCGGTATCTATATCTGCTTCTGTGGCGGCGCCGAAGTCAATTAATCTCAATTTCCCATTGGCTTCAACCATCATGTTGGATGGCTTAATATCCCGATGCACTACATGATATTTGTGGATTTCCTGCAAAATACTGGTCATTTGTTGCAGCCAATCAAGAGCGAGCTTTTGAGAAATTTGCTGGTTTTTATTTAAGAATTCTGCCAAGTTTTCTCCGGTAATTTTTTCCATCACCAAACAAGACAATTTCTGGAAATTATTGGGGAGTTTAATTGGGAAATAACCGTCAGGTTCGATTTGGGGAACTGAGCCCTTTCCGGCCAGCCAAATCAAAACTCGCGCTTCTTGCTTGAACACGCGAACTAAATCGGGATTGTGTGTGTGTTTCAAGACTTTTAAAATTTTGACAGTTCCCCATTCGTTTTCCCCGGTTCCCAAATCTTCGACTTCAAAGATGTCCGTGGGGCGTGCGGGATTTGGCGATCGCACTGGTTTAAGGATGCGGTAGCGATCGCCAATTAACAAATCCGTGCCGCAAGCCTGACAATTTTGAGCAGCAGCAGGATTTTCGCGTTGTTCGCATTGA of Oscillatoria nigro-viridis PCC 7112 contains these proteins:
- a CDS encoding serine/threonine-protein kinase; this encodes MIYCINPQCEQRENPAAAQNCQACGTDLLIGDRYRILKPVRSPNPARPTDIFEVEDLGTGENEWGTVKILKVLKHTHNPDLVRVFKQEARVLIWLAGKGSVPQIEPDGYFPIKLPNNFQKLSCLVMEKITGENLAEFLNKNQQISQKLALDWLQQMTSILQEIHKYHVVHRDIKPSNMMVEANGKLRLIDFGAATEADIDTAPIGSAGYAAPEQIAGKAGVRSDFFALGRTFVHLLTGIQPSHFPVNEKTGKINWRNQAVDIDPLLLESIDELMEPLPENRPENTQVILEKLKIHDADPLQKGDATSL